A portion of the Candidatus Methylomirabilota bacterium genome contains these proteins:
- a CDS encoding DUF1932 domain-containing protein codes for MAETTIGLLHPGEMGSVVGACARAGGARVLWASEGRSAPSRARAAADGLEDAGTLGALVARSAVILSVCPPHAAADVARGVAAHRFSGIYVDANAIAPATARNVGAIVERAGASFVDGGIVGPPPRARGTTRLYLSGREAKRVGALLAESPLEAIALDGPPGAASALKMAYAAWTKGTSALLMAIRAMASAEGVDEALLREWQRSQPDLPARSETAVKSSARKAWRFVGEMEEMAATFAGAGLPDGFQRAAVDIYRRLAGYKDAATPPSVAEVSRTLRG; via the coding sequence ATGGCGGAGACCACGATTGGCCTGCTGCATCCGGGAGAGATGGGGAGCGTGGTGGGGGCGTGCGCCCGCGCCGGCGGCGCGCGCGTGCTCTGGGCCTCCGAGGGTCGCAGCGCCCCCAGCCGCGCGCGCGCAGCCGCCGACGGCCTGGAAGACGCCGGCACGCTCGGAGCGCTGGTCGCCCGCAGCGCGGTGATCCTGTCCGTCTGTCCCCCGCACGCGGCCGCCGACGTCGCCCGCGGGGTGGCTGCCCACCGCTTCTCCGGCATCTACGTGGACGCCAACGCGATCGCTCCGGCGACCGCGCGGAACGTCGGGGCGATCGTGGAGCGGGCGGGGGCCAGTTTCGTGGACGGCGGCATCGTGGGCCCGCCGCCGCGGGCTCGCGGCACCACGCGGCTCTATCTCTCCGGGAGGGAGGCCAAGCGCGTCGGCGCGCTCCTCGCCGAGAGCCCGCTGGAGGCGATCGCGCTCGACGGCCCACCGGGAGCGGCCTCCGCGCTCAAGATGGCCTACGCCGCCTGGACCAAGGGCACCTCCGCGCTGCTGATGGCGATCCGCGCAATGGCCAGCGCCGAGGGCGTGGACGAGGCGCTCCTGCGCGAGTGGCAGCGCTCGCAGCCCGACCTGCCCGCGCGCTCGGAGACCGCGGTGAAGTCGAGCGCGCGCAAGGCCTGGCGCTTCGTGGGCGAGATGGAGGAGATGGCGGCGACCTTCGCCGGCGCCGGCCTCCCCGACGGCTTCCAGCGGGCCGCCGTCGACATCTACCGCCGGCTGGCCGGCTACAAGGACGCCGCGACGCCGCCGTCGGTGGCCGAGGTCTCCCGGACGCTCAGGGGCTGA